Proteins co-encoded in one Aspergillus flavus chromosome 2, complete sequence genomic window:
- a CDS encoding soluble epoxide hydrolase (hydrolase, putative), translating into MSSTQLKKLPLPVSKAHVFYRESGAQSAPVVLLLHGFPSSSHQYRNLIPILATKYRVIAPDLPGFGFTEFEDAKIREGIHYTFDTLATVVLEFLDVLSITKFSMFIFDYGSPTGLRLALKRPQSIQAIITQNGNAYEDGLGQFWSQIRELWESNNDPKVRAKLATSLLSLEATKWQYEEGTKGLVAPEAYMLDYALLQRPGNAEIQLDLFWDYQNNIKLYPEFHRYFRESQVPLLAVWGERDQIFIPSGAEAFKLDLPKAEVHLLDAGHFAAETETAEIGALVLDFLARNNI; encoded by the coding sequence ATGTCTTCTACTCAGCTCAAGAAGCTGCCGCTCCCTGTCTCCAAGGCCCATGTTTTCTATCGTGAGTCCGGAGCACAGTCAGCTCCagtggttcttcttctccatggcTTCCCTTCCTCGTCCCATCAATATCGTAACCTCATCCCCATCCTAGCCACCAAGTACCGGGTCATTGCGCCTGACCTTCCTGGTTTTGGCTTTACTGAATTCGAGGACGCCAAGATCAGAGAAGGCATCCACTACACCTTTGACACCCTGGCCACTGTGGTCCTCGAATTTCTCGACGTCTTATCCATCACCAAGTTCTCCATGTTTATTTTCGACTATGGCTCTCCCACGGGTCTGAGGCTAGCTCTCAAGCGTCCGCAATCTATCCAGGCAATCATCACCCAGAATGGGAACGCGTATGAAGACGGCCTAGGCCAATTCTGGAGCCAGATCCGAGAGCTTTGGGAGAGCAACAATGACCCTAAAGTTCGGGCCAAGCTAGCGACTAGCCTACTCAGCCTCGAGGCAACCAAGTGGCAGTATGAGGAAGGAACGAAGGGACTTGTCGCTCCAGAGGCATATATGCTGGACTACGCTCTTCTCCAGCGGCCTGGGAATGCAGAGATTCAGCTGGATCTATTCTGGGACTACCAGAATAACATAAAGTTGTATCCGGAGTTCCATCGATATTTCCGGGAATCTCAAGTACCTCTTCTGGCTGTTTGGGGTGAGCGGGATCAGATATTTATTCCCTCTGGGGCGGAGGCCTTCAAGCTTGATTTGCCTAAAGCAGAGGTACATCTTCTCGACGCTGGTCACTTTGCTGCTGAGACGGAGACGGCGGAAATTGGTGCATTGGTTCTAGACTTTTTGGCCCGGAATAACATCTGA